A segment of the Agarivorans albus genome:
AACACTACAGTTAAGCTTCACTTTGCGTGCTAAACGCTGTTCCAAGGAAGCACTAATTTGCGCTTGCTGCGCGGCATCTAACTCGGTAGCGGAAACAACATCAGCGGTTATTTCCTTAGCCAATTCGGCCTTATACTCCAAGAAAAGAGCTAACACAGCAGGCAACGCATTTAAACGTCCGTTCTCAGCCATTAACTTAATTAAGTTAAGGCCATGCTCGTTAAGCTGTTCGGCGCATACTGTGGTAAACAAATTAACCAAAGTATTTGCTGACTCCCTTTTCAGTTGAACTGCAACGTGCTCATTGGCTGCCACTTCGGCAACAAATGCTAGCATCTCAGTCCACTGTTCTAAGGCTTTTTGCTCAACAGCAAAATCAAACGCAGCTTTAGCGTAGGGACGAGCAATGGTGGTTAAATCAGCCATAAGCTCTACCTTTTATCCCTTATTTCAGCTCAGCGACTAGCTTATCAACAATCTGCTTGTTGGCTTCTTTGTCGATTGAACGCTCAAGAATTTTCTCAGCGCCAGCGATGGCTAAAGCAGCTACTTGTGCACGTAACTCTTCACGAGCACGATTACGTTCAGCTTCAACTTCTGCGTTACCTTGAGCAAGAATTTTTTCTCGCTCAATGTTAGCCAGCTCTTTTGCTTCGTCGATGATTTGAATTTTGCGCTTGTTAGCTTGCTCGATAATACCAGCAGCTTCGGACTTGGCGTCTTTCATTTGCTCTGAAGCTTTCGCTTGAGCTAATTGAAGATCCTTTCCGGCACGTTCAGCGTCAGCTAAACCATCCGCAATTTTCTTTTGACGAGCTTCAATCGCATCGATTAATGGTGGCCATACGTATTTAACGCAGAACCAACAAAAAATCGCGAACGATATCGCTTGTCCAAACATGGTTGCATTGATATTCACAACGACACCTCCTATTTGTTAGGAATCGAAGGATTAACCTAACAAGGCAACGAACGGGTTAGCGAATACGAAGAATAACGCGATACCCACGGCAATCATTGAGATCGCATCTAGTAGACCAGCAATAATAAACATTTTAGTTTGTAGTGCAGGGGCTAGCTCAGGCTGACGGGCTGATGCTTCTAACAATTTACCACCTAAAAGTGCAAAACCGATAGCAGTACCAAGAGCGGCCATGCTCAGCATGATTGCAACAGCGATAATAGTTAAACCAACAACAGTTTCCATGATTTTCTCCAAATAGTATTTATTAGGTTAAAACAGTTTTTATTAAACTTAATTAGTGATCTTCATGGGCTAAAGCTAGATAAACTATCGTTAGCATCATGAAAATAAACGCCTGAAGCACAATGACCAGAATATGGAAAATAGCCCATGGCACAGATAAGGTCCATTGAGCCCATAAAGGAACAAGTGCGGCAATAAGAATAAAGATCAATTCACCTGCATACAGGTTACCGAACAGACGCAAAGCGAGTGAGAAAGGTTTAGCCAATAAGGTGACCGATTCTAACAAGAAGTTGAATGGAATCATTGACCAATGGTTGAAAGGATTAAGCGTTAGCTCTTTTGTAAACCCTTTCAGTCCTTTTACTTTAATACTGTAAAAAATGATTAAACCAAACACGGCAATAGACATGCCCAATGTAATGTTTAAATCAGTAGTTGGTACAATTTTAAAGTACTCAGCGCCCATAAGTCCGGCGACGTGGGGTATAAAGTCAACAGGGACTAGATCCATCAAGTTCATGAGGAAAATCCACACGAAGATGGTTAGACCAATTGGCGCAATAACGCGGTCGGTGCGATGGAATGCGTCACGAACGGCTCCATCAACAAACTCAACCATCATTTCAACAAAACATTGAAACTTGCCAGGTACGCCAGTTGTTGCTTTTTGCCCTGCCTTATAAAAAAGAAATAAGAACAAAGCGCCCAAGCCAACTGAAAACAGGAGTGAATCAATGTGCCAAGTCCAGAACCCTGCATCCTTACAAGCGTAATTAAATGCCAGACCGCCATCGGCCATACACATTTGAGCGTTTGTAAGGTGGTGCTGGATATAGCCTGAAACGTTACCTTCAGCAGCCATTTATCATCCTATTTTTGTTACTAAGAAAAATAGAGGCAGTCCATTGCGTCAAAGTACTAAAAACAAAGCCTAGCAATAGTGCTAAAGGCACTACATCTAGCAAGGCAAAGGCTAGTATGAACATAATGGCTGTTAGAGAAAGTTTTACGACTTCCCCGAGATAAAAGCTCAATACTACGTATTTTCGATGTCTAGCTCCCACAAACATGAATGCCATGGCAGTAAACAGCGCATTTGGTAGTAAAAAGATTATTCCTCCGAGTAACACAGAAATGGCAGTCTCTTTATCAAAAAAGAAACCACTTTTAAGTGTTAGCAGTGCGACAAACCCTGTCTGAAAGATAACAAAATATAACGCCTTAAGGCGTACTTCTGTTGTTAAAGACCCAGACATTCTCGACCTCTACTAGTTTTTACATTTAACCCATTACCTATAAGTAGGTAAAAAGGGCTTGCGAAAAAGCCTAATGATTATACGTTGAACGCGCACTTTTGCAATCAGAAGCAAAGCGGAAGTCACCAATTTGTAACAGCTTACATAAACAAATAGCGGTTATTGTTAATTTTTATGTTACAAACCAGCGATTTTGGTCATTTTTTGGTGAAAGTTAGGTAATCAAGATCAAAGAAATGTAGGTAAGAATAGTTTATAAAAACTAAAGTGTTTCATCGGAATCGATGAAGAGCGCCAAAATAGCATCTAATTCATCCAAGTTTGCATAGTCTATAACCAACTTACCTTGGCCTTTTTTGTTTTGCTGAATTTTCACACCAGCACCTAAGCGTTCGCTTATTCTTTGCTCTAATCTGTTAATATCTGGATCAACTTTAGCTGCTTGTTTAGGGGCTTTAGGGTTTAAAACTGCCTTAACCAGCTTTTCAGTATCGCGAACCGTTAATCCTTTGGCAGCAACATTACGTGCAGTTTCGGCTTGAGTTTCACCACTTAAAGCTAACAAAGCACGCGCATGGCCCATTTCGATATCGCCATGCTCTAATAAGATTTTCACATCGTTATCAAGGCTATTTAAACGCAGTAGGTTGGTTACAGTTGTACGAGATTTACCTACCGCTTCAGCGACCTGCTGATGAGTAAGTTCAAATTCGTTCATTAAACGGTCAAGGGCAACCGCTTCTTCCATTGCATTAAGATCTTCACGCTGAATATTCTCAATAAGCGCAATAGCAACTGCGTTTTCATCACTCACGTTTTTGATTAAACAAGGAACATCGTGCAGATGAATTTGTTGCGAGGCGCGCCAACGGCGCTCACCGGCAATAATCTCAAATTGATTATCACCCACTTCTCGAACCACAATGGGTTGAATAACCCCTTGTGCTTCAATCGAGTGAGCCAGTTCCTCAAGTGCTTCAGCCGACATGTCTTTACGAGGTTGGTACTTACCAGGGCGTAACCATTCGATAGGTAGCTTACGCAGTTCACCACGGTTTTCATCAACGGTTTGCTGATTAGTATCGGCTTTAGTGTCCTCTTCAACTTGACGTTGACGAGCGTTATTACTGGTACTGAGTAATAAATCTAATCCTTTACCTAATCCACGTTTTCTCGCTGACATGTCTTTATCCGTATTCATTAATCTACGACCACCGCTTGTGCTTCTTCTTCATGGCGGCGAATAATTTCACCCGCTAAAGCAAGGTAAGCCTTAGAACCATTTGACGTTTTATCATAATACATGGCTGGTTTACCAAAGCTAGGGGCTTCGGCTAAACGCACATTTCTTGGGATCACAGTTCGGTAGACTTTTTTACCAAAATGCTGCTTAAGCTGATCGCTTACATCCGACGATAATCTATTTCGCGGATCGAACATAGTGCGCAGAATGCCTTCAACTTGCAGATCAGGATTAACCACAGAAGCCAATTTACTAATGGTATCAACTAAAGCGGTTAAGCCTTCTAAGGCGTAATACTCACATTGCATTGGCACCAATACACTATCGGCAGCAGCCATTGCGTTAACGGTAAGCATGTTGAGCGAAGGCGGGCAATCTATGAAAATGTAATCGTAGTAGTCACGCACTGGCGCTAATGCATTACGTAAGCGTACTTCGCGCGCGAAAAATTCCATTAATTTAATTTCGGCAGCGGTAACATCAGAGTTAGCTGCAATTAAATCAAAAAATCCGCTGGTGTCTTTTACCGTTACTTGATCGATAGGTTCTTCATCAATCAGTAACTCATAAGCTGTTTTTGGAACGTCGTATTTATCAACACCACTGCCCATGGTGGCATTACCTTGTGGGTCTAGGTCAATCAACAATACTTTGCGTTTAGTGGCCGCCATAGACGCCGCTAAATTTACGCTGGTTGTAGTTTTTCCTACGCCACCTTTCTGGTTGGCAACCGCAATTACTTTACCCACAATATTTTCGCCTAAGGGTTATTTTTATCAATAATAACTAGATGTCGCTGACCTTCAAGTTCGGGAACCGTTAAACTCTCGATACTGTGCAGTTTTAAGCCTTCAGGCAGGTTTTCTAGTTCTTGTTCAGGCACTAAGCCTTTTAAAGCATAGAATTTACCATTATTTGCGGGTAGGTGAGAACACCAGTTAAGCATATCCTCTAAAGAAGCGAACGCTCTGCTTATTACGCCATCAAAATCGAGGTTTTGTTGGTAGTTTTCTACTCGGCTCTGCACCGCGGTAACATTATCGAGTTTGAGTAAATGACAAACTTGGCGAATAAAAGTAATTCGTTTCCCCAAACTATCAAGCAATACAAACTGTTTATCAGGATTGATAATGGCCAAGGGAAGACCAGGTAGCCCAGGCCCTGTACCTACATCAATAAAACGCTCACCTTGTAAGTAAGGACTTACCACTAAACTATCGAGAATGTGTTTTACCATCATCTCCATAGGATCTCTTACCGAGGTAAGGTTGTAAGCTTTATTCCATTTATCGAGCTGCTCAACCAAACTAACCAGTTGAGAAATTTGCAGCTCGGTAAGCTGCAAAGACGTTTGAGCCAATAAGCCCTGTAAGCGAGATTTTAACACCCGATCATCCTAAGCTGACTTGCGTGCCAAGTCGTGTTTTTTCAAATATACCAATAGCAATGACACCGCAGCTGGAGTTACTCCCGAAATACGTGCTGCTTTACCTATGGTTTCTGGTCTGGCATTGGTTAGTTTTGCAACTACCTCATTCGATAGACCGCTAATTTTAGAGTAATCCAAATCTAAAGGTAGCAAAGTATTTTCATGCTTTTGGGTTTTCTTAATTTCTTCTAATTGGCGTTTAATATAGCCATCATATTTGATCTGGATTTCAACTTGTTCAGCGGCGGCTGGTAGTTCTAATCCAGGTCCAAAACCATCAATTTCCATCAATTGTTGGTAGTTGAGCTCTGGTCGGCGAATTAATTCTTCTAAAGAATGCTCGCGAGTAATGGGATTTTTCAACAATGGGTTTAGCTGATCTAATTGCTTAGAACTGGTATGAACCCAAGTGTCTTTTAGGCGCTGGCGTTCTAACTCAACCGCTTCTACTTTTTGATTAAACAACTGCCAACGATGATCGTCTACTAAACCAAGCTTACGACCTTGCTCAGTTAAACGCATATCGGCGTTGTCTTCACGTAACAATAAGCGATATTCGGCACGGCTAGTGAACATACGGTAAGGTTCTTTAGTGCCTAAAGTCGCTAAATCGTCGATCAACACGCCCATGTAAGCTTGGTCGCGTCGAGGTGCCCATGCATCTTTGCCTTGAGCGTAAAGGGCAGCATTAGAGCCAGCAATTAAACCTTGGGCACCGGCTTCTTCGTAGCCAGTTGTTCCGTTGATTTGTCCAGCAAAGAACAAACCTTTTAAGTATTTGTTTTCAAGACTTTGTTTTAAATCACGAGGATCAAAGAAATCATATTCAATGGCATAACCCGGACGGGTTATATGGGCATTCTCTAAACCTTTCATCGAGTGAACTAATTCAACCTGAACATCAAAAGGTAAGCTGGTAGAAATACCATTTGGGTACACTTCGTGAGTGGTTATGCCTTCAGGCTCAATAAAGATCTGATGTGAGTTTTTATCGGCGAAGCGAGTTACTTTGTCTTCGATAGATGGGCAATAACGCGGCCCAATACCTTCAATCACACCGGTAAACATTGGGCTTCTGTCTAAACCATTACGAATAATGTCGTGAGTAGACTCGTTGGTATGAGTGATATAACAAGGGATTTGCTGTGGATGATCGCTTTGTTTACCAATAAACGAAAATACCGGTGTAGGTGTATCACCTGGCTGTGGCTGCATTTGGCTAAAATCGATACTGCGCGCATCAATGCGAGGTGGAGTACCGGTTTTTAAGCGATCAACTCGTAACGGTAGTTCTCGAAGTCGTTGAGCTAAAGCAATTGACGGTGGATCACCTGCTCGGCCACCAGCATGGTTATTTAAACCAATGTGGATCATGCCACCAAGGAATGTTCCCACAGTGAGCACTACGCTGCGTGCACGTAACTGTAGGCCCATTTGAGTAACCACCCCTACCACTTGATCATTTTCTACGATCAAGTCGTCACAGGCTTGTTGAAAGATAGTTAGGTTGGCTTGGTTTTCTAAACGCTCACGGATCGATGCTCGATAAAGTACTCGGTCTGCTTGCGCGCGAGTTGCACGAACTGCTGGGCCTTTAGATGAGTTTAGGGTTCTAAATTGGATCCCTGAAAGGTCGGCAGCTTGTGCCATTAAGCCACCTAAGGCGTCAATTTCTTTTACTAAGTGACCTTTACCAATACCACCAATGGCTGGGTTACAAGACATTTGACCTAAAGTCTCAATGTTATGAGTAAGCAACAAGGTATTTTGACCCATGCGTGCAGCTGCTGCTGCTGCTTCAGTACCGGCATGACCACCACCGATCACTATCACGTCATATTGTTGTTTATAGAACATTTGTTATTACCTCGAACCAGCCTAATCCCAAAAGGGTGCGACATTTTACTGGTTAAGTGGCGATAAGGGAATGCTTAGATCAGAATTAGATCTGTACTCGATCTCTTATAAATATATATAAGATCTTTTTTTAAAGATCTTTTATTAGATCTACTATTAGTAACTTGCTGATCTGTAGATAAGTGATTTTTTAGCTTTATGATCATTAACTTAATTAAGATCAGATCTTGTTAATGAAGGGCGATCTAAGCAGGGGAAAAACTGGGATCTAATTTGCTGTTTATCCACAGGTGGAAATGGGTATAAGCTTATCCATAGGAATAACTATGTTAAATTAATAGCTATTCCCTAGGGTTATCCACAGTATTTAGTTCACATTTAGCTCATTTTTCCAGCTTTCTAACCATGCAACTGCTGGTTCTTCAGGCACTGGTTCTAGATCAACATCTATTTCTAAGCGCTCTTTTAGCTTTTTGGCACCTAAATTACTCAAGGTTTGGTCGAGATCTTTACCTGCGCCACAAAAGGTATCGTAACTGCTACTACCAATTGCCACCACGCTATAAGAAACAGAAGAAAGATCCGGTTGGTTTTCGAGTAAATGTTGGAAAAATGGCTGTAGATTGTCTGGTACATCTCCAGCGCCATGAGTAGAACTGCAAATAAGCCAAAAAGCTTGCTGATTTAGCTCTTCAAACTCTGCATCTAAGTGAATTTTTACTTGATGCTGTTCTTTTAAAAGCGCTTCTAGCTCATCTGCGACGTATTCAGCCGAACCGAGGGTTGATCCCACAATGATTTCTATATCCACTTACGATCCTGTTAAATGTAGAGTCTTGGCTACATTGTAACGTGATCTAATAGGGTTTAACTAGCTGCGAATTTATTGTGATCTAGTTGTTGATAGTTTCACGTGGAACCTCAGTAAGATTCGCTTTACCCGCCATCTAAGCTGATGATCCCATTTGTTGTGTGTGAATAACAGTTGTGCACAAATTATCTAAATGGCTAATGGGGTTTGTTTCTAAACTCTGCTTTACACAAATTAATTAGCGCCTGTTGAGCTGGGGAAACCGTTGTTTGTTTGCTGTAAATCAAGCCTAGTTGTTCATTGGCAATGGCATCGTTATGGGCTAAGACTACTAGCTCACCCGTTTCAATATACGGATTTAGCTGCTGTTGTTGGCCGACAAAAACGCCAACACCACGTAAACAAAGTTCAATAGCCAGCGAGTGATGCTCTACTGCAATTTGTCTTTGTACTGTATCAGGATCCCACAACTCGGTATTGGTTGAAGAAAGCACGGTTATCCAGGTATGACTTAGCACTTGTTGAAGAGTTGTAGACGTTGCAGACGCTAATTGGTGAGTTCGTGAACATACTGCTACTACTGGCATTTCACACAAAGGTTCTACAGTAAATTGGCTAGGAAAAGCATCTCGGTAAAAACAAACGGCTAAATCCAATGATGGCTGTTGTTGCCAGTTGAGTAGCTGCTCATCGCGGCGTTGGTAAATATGTAAATCTACTTGTGGGTAGGCTTGGTTAAATTGGCTAAGCACCTTTGCTATAGCGCTATCTTGCAAATAAGCACTTACTCCAAGGTTTAACCTTAAACAGTCTAGATTAGCAATTTGCTCTACCTGTTCGTTTAGGTGCTGTTTTGCACTTAGTAACTGCTCACACAAGGGAAGCATTTTTAAGCCTTGTTCCGACAACACCGGCTTGTGGCCGCTTCGGGTAAACAACTCAACATTCCAATCTATTTCTAAGTTACTGATCCATTGACTAAGTTGGGCGCGGTTTTTCTGCATCTTTTTGGCAGCGGCTGAAATACTGCCCAACTGATGACTTAATACAAAAGCTTGGATTGCTTGAAGATTCATTTGGGATCCTCTGTGTTAATAAAAGCTAACAGACTCTGATTTGTTAGCGCAGTGCCATCTCATCATCATAGCGGCGATGGACTGTTTTACGAGTATGTAACTGGTACTCAATGATGCACGGATGTTTTAGTAATCATCTACTGAAAGGTTCCAAAATGAAAAAAATTATCGTCGCTTCTACCGTTTCGCTTGCGCTGTTTAGTCAATTTGCAGCGGCTAATGCAATTCGTGGTGAAGTAGCCGCAGAAAGTAACCGTACTGGCCCCCATCTAGGCATTTTGAAAGGCGGTTATGAGTTTGATACTGATTACGGTCAGTTTGGCTTTGATGTTGAGGCAAAAAGCCGTTTGGGTGGGCGAGCTTATGGCGAAAATCAGCATGAGTCAGGTTTGCACGAAGCTACCTTTGCTGCAGATTATACCTATAAGTTCGGCAATGCTTATGTTCAGCCAAGAGTTGAATATACACGTAATGTCGCTAACGACGCCAACACCGGTAAGTTTGCTCTTAAAGGTGGCTATAACTTTGATAATGGTATTTTTGTTGCTGCACGTTACCGTTACGAAGGCACCCAAAATAACAACAGCATAAATAAAGCTGAACTAGGCGATGTAAAAACCAACCGAACCGATTTAACCGCGGGTTGGGCTGGTGATATTGTTGGCGTGTCTTTTAACTACATTCATAAAGACGCAAATGCAGAGCACAAAAACAATAACCTAAAAATCAATGAACTTGAAACTAAGGTGTTTCTTACCAATTTAGGAAATTACCAGCCTTATGTTCAATATACTCAGAAAAACTTTGATAGCAGTGGCTACAACAGTAGCCCTTTAAAAGATGATAGCCAGATTAAACTTGGCGTTAGTATGAAGTTTTAAGAGCACTAAAAAGAGCGCCTTTGGGCGCTCTTTTTAGTTGGTTTAACTGTGATGTTTAGTGGTAGTTCAGCGAGGTCGCTTTACCTCTAAATACCCAGTAAGAAAAGGCGGTATACATAAGGATCACCGGTACAACAATCAGAGCGCCAATTAAAATCACAATCAGTGATTCTGGCGCAGATGCCGCTTCCCAAATATCCATTTGTCCAGGCACTACATCGGGGAAGAAGCTAAAGCCCAATGCGCTAAAACACAGCAAAAATATCAGCATAACTAAGCTAAATGGTACCCAGCAGTGGCGATCGTTTTCTTTAGGTAAACGCCCTAGCAAAAAGTCGTTAAACAAAAATGCTGCAAAACACAAAGCTGGGATCAGCAATACAAACATGACCAATGGGAAGTCAAACCAGCGATCAAATACACCAGGGTTAACTAAAGGGTTAACGATAGATACCGCGATCACCCCCATGAAACAAAAACGGCCAGTGGATTTTGTCCAAGCAACAGCACGTTGCTGTAAGCCGTTTTCGGTTTTCATTACTAACCAAGCTGCACCAATATAGCTATAAGCTGCTGTTACGCCTAGGCCACTGAGCAAACCAAATAAATGGGTGCTTATGCCACCCTCAAAACCCATTACATACAAACCTAACATGTAGCCTTGAGCTAGGGTGGTGAGTATAGAGCCTGCTTTAAAGGTTCTGTCCCAAGCTAACTTGTGGTCTACTGCTGCTTTGGCTCTAAAGTCAAAAGCTACGCCACGCATAATAAGTCCGATCAGCATAATTGCGACCGGAATATACAGGTGGTAGAGCACGATGCTATGCGCTGCTGGAAAGGCAATGAGCATGATGCCAACTGCCAGTACTAACCAAGTTTCGTTGGCATCCCAAAACGGGCCAATAGAGGCAATCATAGTATCGCGCTGTGCTTCGTCGGCTTCGCCCATTGGCAGCAAAATACCCACACCTAAGTCGTAGCCATCTAAGATTGCGTAAACAAGAACCGAAAGTCCCATTAAGCCAATAAAAATAACCGGTAACCAGTAGGCATCCATCATGCTTTTGCACTCCCTTCAACGTTGTCTTGAGGCTGATTAACATTGGTTAAATTGCCGTCGGGTTTAGGTTCGTTGGTTTCAAACTCTTCTTCTTTAACTGCTTTACGTGCCATTAAGAAAACCGTGTGAATGTAAGCAATTAACAAGAAGCCATAAACGATTAGATACAGCGCTAACGAAAATGCCACGTTTGAAGCGGGTAGGCTGGTTACAGCATCTTCGGTTCTTAGTACTCCGGTTACTAACCAGGGTTGGCGGCCTATTTCGGTTACATACCAGCCGGCAAGGGTGGCTACCCAACCCGAGAAGGTTGTACCTACCAATACTTTTAGCATCCAATTTGGCATTTTGCCTTTACGCACCATGTGGTAAGAGCCAAACCAACTTAGGGCTAACATAAGTAGACCCAAGCCCACCATTACCCGGAAACTCCAAAAAACAGGTGCTACTGGCGGGTGCTCGTTTTCAAATTCGTTTAAGCCTTTAAGCTCTCCATCTAGCTCGTGAGTTAAAATTAAGCTCGCTAACTTTGGAATGCCAATGGCAAATTTGTTGGTTTTAGTTTCTTCATCTGGCAATGCAAATAACAGTAATGGAGCGCCTTTCTCGGTTTCCCAGATACCTTCAATGGCAGCAATTTTCGCTGGTTGATGTTCAAGAGTATTTAAGCCATGAAAATCACCCACTAAAGCCTGAGTAGGGGCAAGTATTGCTGCCACTATTAGGCTTACTTTTAAGGTAAGGCGCGGAGCTTTTTTAACGTCGCCTTTTAAAATTCGATAGGCTGAAATACCGGCGATAAAAAACGATGCAGTTAGGCCAGATGCTAACAACATATGGGTTAAGCGATAAGGAAATGATGGATTAAATACAATTGCAAACCAATCGGTTGGATAAGCAACACCATCACGCATTTCAAAACCGGTTGGGGTTTGCATCCATGAGTCTAGCGCTAGAATCCAAAATGCCGACAAACTGGTACCAATCGCTACCAATATGGTTGCTAGGGTATGTACTTTGTTTGGAACGCGTTTAATGCCAAACAGCATAATGCCCAAGAAGGTGGCTTCTAAGAAAAAGGCGGTAAGCACCTCGTAACCGAGCAGAGGACCAGCAATATTACCCACAGTTTCCATAAAGCCTGGCCAGTTAGTACCAAACTGGAATGACATGGTAATGCCGCTTACAACACCAATCGCAAAGGAAAGCGCAAACACCTTTACCCAAAAGCGATAGGCGCGCATCCATACCGGGTTACCGGTCATATCGTGGCGAACTTTAAAAAATACTAGGAACCAACACATCGCAATGGTGATGGTGGGAAACAGGATGTGAAAGCTGATATTGGCAGCAAACTGTATCCTTGAGAGCATTAGGGCATCAAGCATGGTTAAGCCTCGTTAAGGTTGATAATCTCATTAGCTGGCGGCAGATCCCTTGTTACCAACGATTTTGTCTTTTAACTCTAAAATTCTGCTAATACCTGAGCCCATCTTCATTAAACTCTGCAGTTTGTCTGGATTCATCGTATTAAGTGCGTATGACCATTGAGTGATTAACTCTAAGAGATCGTGGATCTCTTCCATTTTTTGCTGAGTAAACTGGTCTGCTTCGTTTTCTGGTTCTTCCAATAAATTAGAACGTAGTAAAGAGAGGGTTGGGTCAACTTCGCGCTTACTGCGTTCTTCAAATACAGTTCTCGCCATATCCCAAATGGACCCGGCGGCAGTAAAAAATTCTCGGCGTTGACCTGCTTGGTGGCTTAGCTTTACTAAGCGCCAAGACTGTAATTCTTTTAAACCCATGCTGACGTTGCCGCGGCTAATGCCCAGCTGTTGCATAATTTGTTCGGCGTGCAAAGGCTCTTTGTTAATCACTAACAAAGCCAATATTTGACCAACCGTTCGGTTAAAACCCCAACGGCTGCCCATTTCGCCAAAATGAAGAACAAAAGCTTGGCTCTTCTCTGATAATTGCACGCGCTAAATCCTTTTATTGAACTTTCAGAAAACAGTGAAACTTTAATTGAAAATTGATTTAAGTCAATATTTTTAGCGATAATTGATGGAGAGTGATGAAACTGTGAGGCAGATTTAGCTTAGTTTGAGAGTGGG
Coding sequences within it:
- a CDS encoding LysR family transcriptional regulator produces the protein MNLQAIQAFVLSHQLGSISAAAKKMQKNRAQLSQWISNLEIDWNVELFTRSGHKPVLSEQGLKMLPLCEQLLSAKQHLNEQVEQIANLDCLRLNLGVSAYLQDSAIAKVLSQFNQAYPQVDLHIYQRRDEQLLNWQQQPSLDLAVCFYRDAFPSQFTVEPLCEMPVVAVCSRTHQLASATSTTLQQVLSHTWITVLSSTNTELWDPDTVQRQIAVEHHSLAIELCLRGVGVFVGQQQQLNPYIETGELVVLAHNDAIANEQLGLIYSKQTTVSPAQQALINLCKAEFRNKPH
- a CDS encoding oligogalacturonate-specific porin KdgM family protein, producing MKKIIVASTVSLALFSQFAAANAIRGEVAAESNRTGPHLGILKGGYEFDTDYGQFGFDVEAKSRLGGRAYGENQHESGLHEATFAADYTYKFGNAYVQPRVEYTRNVANDANTGKFALKGGYNFDNGIFVAARYRYEGTQNNNSINKAELGDVKTNRTDLTAGWAGDIVGVSFNYIHKDANAEHKNNNLKINELETKVFLTNLGNYQPYVQYTQKNFDSSGYNSSPLKDDSQIKLGVSMKF
- a CDS encoding cytochrome d ubiquinol oxidase subunit II translates to MMDAYWLPVIFIGLMGLSVLVYAILDGYDLGVGILLPMGEADEAQRDTMIASIGPFWDANETWLVLAVGIMLIAFPAAHSIVLYHLYIPVAIMLIGLIMRGVAFDFRAKAAVDHKLAWDRTFKAGSILTTLAQGYMLGLYVMGFEGGISTHLFGLLSGLGVTAAYSYIGAAWLVMKTENGLQQRAVAWTKSTGRFCFMGVIAVSIVNPLVNPGVFDRWFDFPLVMFVLLIPALCFAAFLFNDFLLGRLPKENDRHCWVPFSLVMLIFLLCFSALGFSFFPDVVPGQMDIWEAASAPESLIVILIGALIVVPVILMYTAFSYWVFRGKATSLNYH
- a CDS encoding cytochrome ubiquinol oxidase subunit I yields the protein MLDALMLSRIQFAANISFHILFPTITIAMCWFLVFFKVRHDMTGNPVWMRAYRFWVKVFALSFAIGVVSGITMSFQFGTNWPGFMETVGNIAGPLLGYEVLTAFFLEATFLGIMLFGIKRVPNKVHTLATILVAIGTSLSAFWILALDSWMQTPTGFEMRDGVAYPTDWFAIVFNPSFPYRLTHMLLASGLTASFFIAGISAYRILKGDVKKAPRLTLKVSLIVAAILAPTQALVGDFHGLNTLEHQPAKIAAIEGIWETEKGAPLLLFALPDEETKTNKFAIGIPKLASLILTHELDGELKGLNEFENEHPPVAPVFWSFRVMVGLGLLMLALSWFGSYHMVRKGKMPNWMLKVLVGTTFSGWVATLAGWYVTEIGRQPWLVTGVLRTEDAVTSLPASNVAFSLALYLIVYGFLLIAYIHTVFLMARKAVKEEEFETNEPKPDGNLTNVNQPQDNVEGSAKA
- a CDS encoding GbsR/MarR family transcriptional regulator, which encodes MQLSEKSQAFVLHFGEMGSRWGFNRTVGQILALLVINKEPLHAEQIMQQLGISRGNVSMGLKELQSWRLVKLSHQAGQRREFFTAAGSIWDMARTVFEERSKREVDPTLSLLRSNLLEEPENEADQFTQQKMEEIHDLLELITQWSYALNTMNPDKLQSLMKMGSGISRILELKDKIVGNKGSAAS